atagtgaaatatgacaatgaaaataaattaatactttattattaaaattaaaattaattacatgatGACTTGGAtcgtaaatatataaatttattcccAACATCATGAAGATTAGAATCATTATTTGTTGGTGTTTGATAACCAATTTCATAGGCTATGACATTGCCACACATATCATCTACATCTCCACCTTCAACATAGTCATCATTCTCTGACATAGTAAGCAGCCCTACAAACGAATCTGTTGGCTCGGTTGCAAAATCAATAACACAGTCATCCACTGGAATAGTAGCAATATCAGAATAATTTATTGCATCCACTATGCGGAAAGCTGCAAAAAGAGGATGCTTGACCCAACGTGTGTGAAATTTATCAGACATTACATCCTTAATATTTATCCTTAGAATAGCATATATTACATCTCCATGAGCATTaaatgttattgttgtttgatctAATGAAGGAACACTAAGAAGCAGTCTGAACCTGCGCAGTTCCCATACTTCGGAGTTTATAATAACCTGGccacaaaataatttttgacaTGCAATAAAAAGATCAGTCATAAATGCAAAATTATAaagtaaataaagaaaatttggaTACACCTTGCCCTCCACAACACCCTTCAACCAAACCAACACATTTGGTTCATTAGTTAATAATCAATACTACTGTAGAGGTTCATTGTTGTTATGGCCCTAACCTTAGCTGCCAAAGCCATCTATGACAGATTGACAACATTCCCTTTGATTCCATCCTGTGTAACCCAAACCATAGGAGTTATAGAGAAATGCATCTCTTTCCATACCATAGTCGCAAATGTACTTCCAGTAACTTTTTCATCATAGTGCATTCCTCACCATGGCAAAGAAGAGAACCTACTGCCACACGGAGAATGATTGTCATTCATTGGCTAAGTTCTAATCACTGTTGGATCTAGAACATTAATCTAGCACAAATCAAGCAATGAAAACTTGAATCACACACACAAACTCACCAAGAAAAGTGGAGAAGATGAGCAAGAAAGAGATGGaggaaaaaatagaataacGGAATTACATATCTTGTGAAAACTGAAATTACAGAGTATTTATCTCATAGAAAACTCTCTTATTGTGAAATTACAATTATTCCCCCTACTTATATCAGTATAGACAGAATTACCCCTTTCTCTAATAATCACGGCAATCACCAATCAATTTGCTAGTACCAGTTCCATGCTCTAATGGCAGACTCAGGGTGACCGGTGGTGGAGATAACAAAGGATGATGAAGCCATGAGAGACAGAGAATAGGGGAAGAAGTTCTAGCCTATTTAGAAATACAATATCAACTCCCTAAAATTAGATTAGAAAATTTtactccttttattttttacccCTCCTTTAcaagaaaaccaaacatagtcATAAAAATGTACTCCTTTAAACCCTTATCAAACAACCTAATAATGAAGATATTTTATTCCCTTCGATTGAGACTAATGAGTCACGAATAAGTTGTATAACTATATTCTTAGAGTAGCTCATCCAAGAAAATATTCCTAGCTCCTAGAACATTGTTAGGAACCTTCTCACACAGTAAgcaaaaaaatggagaaatagagaagaaaagagagaagaatttGTTATCAACACACTAAGATGGTGCTCTCAGTATTATTGACGAAGATCATACAACAACACTTACACAAAGAGCTTATCTCCTTCAACACAGGAATTTGTTCCTGTTTTCAAAGTTATCAATGCTTAGCTCCTCCTCTTACAAAAACGTATTTATAAACCTCCCCTGCCTAACTGTTCTAGCAGACTCTCTAATTGATTTAACTGCCATAACAACCCTTCCCATTATTCTGTTATATTCTGTTAAAACTCTCCCTATTTACAGTTAATGCCCCTTAATGGGCTATCTGCCTTCTCTGATAtataggggtgggaataggccaggcaGGCCTACAAGGGCCTATGACCTGACCTACATAAAGTCTGGCCTGAACTGACCTATTTGATTAAAAGGTTAGGCTCaggcttttttaaaagcctattaaattaaatagatcaggcttaggcttattaaaaagccttataagcctgataggccaacctatatatatatatatatatatatatatatatatatatatatatatatatatatatatacttatattattttttgaatacaattaatttttttttgaaactattagactttgattacacattactgctccataacttctattcctataatcaaggaatttaattacaatttaggtgtgagtcatgtacccttttatattcctcattattttgattgactttcctttttctttaactttcctattacgttcctattccataaaatattaaatatttattgcgaataaggcttttaaaaaggctatcaggccaggtcaggcttttaaaaaggccaggccgagccaaaataaaagtctttgataggctataggccagACTCAGGCCTCAAATATTCATCGTAGGCTAGGCTCAAGCCTTTCAAAGCCTGGTCTGGTCTGGCCTATTCTCACCCCTACTGATATATTAACAGGGCTTTAGGCTTAATTTGTTTGAATTCAGGAAATTATTGTTGAATAGCAGTTTTGTCCTCCCATGTTGCCTCTTCAGGTGATTTTTCTTGCCACTAAACCAATATATGTTGCACCTGATCATTTCCTTGGTTGATCATTCAAGTTCCCAGCACCTTAGTGGGTTGCCAACCTGCTGAAGATCCTTGTAATTCTGTTGGAAGTTCAACTTCCACTAAGCAATACCCTATAGCCAACTTAAGTTGAGAAACATGAAAAACAGGATGGATTCTAGCTTGGGCTAGCAGTTGTAGTTGAAAGGCTACTACCCCAATCTATTTGATAACCAGAAAAAGGACTATAATATCGAGTTGACAACTTGGGGTGCAATCTGGTAGGCATAGAAGTGTGCCTATGAGATCAGATTTTTAGAGACACCCAATCCCCTACCTTGACCTTAAAGGGTATTTTGtggttattttcatttttgaccATACGATCTTGAGCTCTCTCCAAGTGGtatttcagttattttaatGCTTCATCTCTTTCCATTAAATCTTAGGCTATAGCGTCCACTAATATCTCTCCTGGAATGAACCTTGCCAAAGAAGGTGGAGCTCGACCATACACTACCTCAAAAGGTGTGCATTTAGCTACCCCATGATAACTGGTATTATACCAGTATTCTGCCCATAGTATAAATTTTGCCCATATCTTGGGTTGCTCCAAACTGAAACACCATAAGTACATCTCCAGCATTCTATTTAGGACTTCTATCTGGCCATCTAACTTTGCATGATATGCAATACTCATCCTCAAAGTAGTTCCTTGCCTTTTAAATAACTCCTGCAAAAACTGACTGAGAAAAATCAAGTCCCTATCAGTAATAATAGATGTTGATGTTGGTACTCCATGTAAACTTACCCCTTCTCATGCAAACACACCAACCACTGACCTAGCTGAATATGGATGTTTGAGCAAGATAAAATAGTTGTACTTACTCAATCTATCCACTACCACTAGGATAACATCAAACCCCTTAGATTTCGGTAGACCCACCACAAAATCCATACTAATGTCCTCCCAAACAACATTTTGTATAGggagaggatgaagaagtccagcTAGTGATGAAGCTTGATATTGCTACCACAAATTATGTAACTTTCCTTTTCATATCCTTCCAGTACAATGACTAGGCAATTTGTCTATAACTCTTGTATACTCCTAAATGTTCCCCCcgaaagagatgaatgaaaaCTCTTGCAATAGCCTAGAAATCCAAGTTGAAGTTGCTACCAATACCAATTTCCCCTTGTAGTATAGCATGTCATGTTCCAATGTGTACTTCCCATGGTTGTTAGAATCTTGTTTGATCTcctctataattttttatagtatttgATCAACTTGCACCTCTTTATCTATCTCAGTTATATCCTACCAATATGGCCTAGATAAAACTTATAATTCCTTTTCCTCATCCTTTCGAAAAAGTGCATCAATCACTTTATTGGTTGCCCCAACCTTGTATACAATATCAAACTCATACCCAAGCAACTTGGCTAGCCAATTTTGTTGGCCAAAACCAAATCCATCAACTCTTTTTCATAAACTGACTTGCTTAAGGATGATTAAGATAGAGGTTTACTAGAAAATGTAATAGCCTTACGATTTTGAGATAGCACAACCCCTATTCCTTTCCCTGAGGCATCACATTCAATGGAGAAAGGTTGAGAAAAATCAGGCATTGTTAGTACCAAGGTAGAAGAGATAGCTTTCTTCAACTGTTCAAATGCACTTGCACTTTCATTTGTCTACAAAAAATTTCCCTTCTTCAACATATTTGTTAAAGGCCTGGCCATTTTTCCATATCCAGCAATAAATCTTCTATAATAACCTGCAAGACCTAAGAAACCCCTTAAAGCCATAACAGATTTGGGAATTGACCATTTCAATATGGCTTCCACCTTCTTAGTGTCCATTGCAACCCCTTGTTGAGATATTAAGTGACCTAGATATTCCACCTTAAgattatcaaaaaataatttctttacaaGTGTTTCCAACACTTCCCTCAAATACTGCATGTGatccaacccccccccccctcccaaGTTTTACTATACACcaatatatcattaaaaaagaCCAATACAAATTTTATGAGGAAAGACTGCAATGTTGAATTCATAGCACATTGAAAAGTGGTTGAGGCATTTGTTAATCCAAAtggaattattataaattcataatGCCCTTGATGAGTTCTAAAAGTTGTTTTTGGAATGTCATTTAtattcatttgaatttgatgataccccgcccttaaatctatttttgaaaaatacttgGCTCCATTTAATTTATCCAGCAGTTCTTCAATAACCAGAATTGGAAACTTGTCTGGtataataactttattaagGGTTTTTTTGTCTACACAAAATCTCCGGCtatcatctttcttttttaacaagTATTACAAGACTAGAGTATGGGCTGTTACTAGGTCTAATAATACCCAATTTTATCATATCAACTACTTGTTTTTCTATCTCATGCTTTTGTAAGTAGGGGTGCCTGTGGGGTCGCACCTTGACTGGATCCACCCCAACTTTTATTGGAATTATGTGATCCACCTCTCTGCTTGGGGGCAACCCTTGTGGTTCTGAAAAGACCTGAGCATATTCTCTCACAATCTGCTGTAATTGGATCTGTTCATCAGAGTTTTCACCATTCCATTCTGAATTGGTACTGCCTCAGAATTTTCCTCAACTTCCAATACCCATATCATAGAAATCTCTTCCACCTGTGTCATTTTAAGTAATGTGTGAGGAGAGACTAAGGTTCTAGACAAACCAGGATCTCCCTTAATTTCCACCATCTGTCCATGGCACATAAACTGCATGGTTAATGTTTTCCAATTCACCTTCACTTCACCCAAAGTGGCTAACCATGCTCCCTCCGAAATTACATCCACTCCTCCTaactcaaataaaaagaaattctcTAGTAATTCATGATTTCCCAACTTGACAGCAATCTACCTACAACAACCTTGAGTACTTTTTTGGTTTCATCTCCTAACCTCACCTTATAAGGTTGTGTGGGTTCAACCATCAATCCCAACTACTGTTCCAACTCTGAAGAAATAAAATTGTGGCTTACAACACTGTCAATCAAAATCAGCACCCTTTTTTCCTTGAATAGCCCCTTCCAATTTCATAGTTTGTGGCTGAGTTAGTCCTCCAGCTGAATACATTGGCAGATCCATCCACTGACTACACACCTTTGTATTCTCAACCTCTTCATCCTCACTTGCTTCTTCATTTTCCAGCCTAGCAATTTCTCCTTCCCAAGTGATTTGTTCATCCTCAGCCAGGATCACAATTCTCAAACTCTTTTCTGGACAATTGGTTCATCAATTTTGGTTTGGGTCGGTCACACTTCTAATTTAACAAGTCTATATTGACTTAAAAGTGCaactaatcaaaattaataattactaacttttaataaatttcaattctaCATCATAAAAAGAGTATTAGAAAAGAGATTTGTTGTTAgcatttcttttcttatattcctttatataaatttctcttaggcatattttattataaaataagtcaaatattaattaatttctcttaGATGTATTTTACTGTAAAAATGTAATGTGATCATAAGAAAATTCACTTATAATTGTGTATGTGtataggaaataattttttttaatattaagaaattaaagacAGATACAAGAagattttcaataatttatccatattatttaattaattgagataAATCTCTtcattgtgtgaaattattttaaatcacaaaaaaattatcaattcataaatcaatcaACAGTTTAAGTGCACTTGATATAGTCAATGCAcaatcaaaatatgatttttggtGATGGAATTTGTGACCGTCAACTTatgggtttcatttttttttaatctcttccTGTGAAAGattatcttttgatttatcgGAAGCAGAAGAAAAACTAGTAGCAGCACTTCCTttacaaaaaattgataatattactcatattttgatggtaaggactaaaaaaaaattaaaatatgaagtataggaactaaaaatatcactttcaaactatagaaactaaaaggaaattaaaatactaattataaggattaaaaaatcgCTTTCAAATTACAAGattaaaatagataattaagatgtaaactatagggactTAAAAATTACttggactaaaaaaattatttattccttTATATATGGCACAATTCATAGTGTCccatgcattaattatttttaaattaacatactcctaattaaataagagagaaaatatattgACATGCATTTAAAATAGAGAGAAACATAATGATAATgacacttttaaaatatatatataaatttattgatatcaactaaattaataaatttttcttttaatcttaatgaattatttaattgaattttataaataaaaataaatgtaatattttttatttttagtctctagaaatattattatttttaccttaATCCTGATTAGGTGGCATGATGACTTGTTATCATTGTGAATCATGTCAACATTTAACAAAATCCCCTAATCTCatatactaaattaaaaaaaccaaattttacactaaattgagaaaaaaagactttaaaatagtttagtgaaaacgataatttttttttttttggtgtaaacCAAAAAGGATAGTTGAGCTTaagcaaaatataataaaagtgtAAAACGAAGCTGAAAAATAGAGAGAGCTCGCAATTGCATCCTCCTTGTTAGAAAGAATTGAAAACAGCGCTGGCCTTCGTGTTGCTctgatttgaattttgaaacaatGGAAAAGAAATCACCTGAACCACCCGAAGAAGCATCACAGTCACGAGACTCATCGCGAGATAACCAGACCTGGATAACGTTACGTGTGTCAAAATTTACATTCCCACAATTGCAaactcttctattttctttcttttaatcgTTAATATCTATCACCATTTTCAGTGCACAAAACATTCTGAGAGAAAAACTGATCACAGAGGACTGTTTCGCATGGAAATTACAAGCTGGTTCCAAAGAGGAAGAAGCATTGAGATACGTTGGTGGGGTTGACATAAGCTTCTCAAAGGATGACCCATCAAGGGCATGTGGCACCCTTGTAGTCTTGGACTTCCACACTCTTCAAGTTCTCTATCAAGATTTCTCTTTGGTCACTCTTCAAGTCCCTTATGTGCCTGGCTTTCTAGCATTTAGAGAGGttccttttttctctatttatagccaataaatttgatttttctttttctattttttagggAGCCAAGTGACATATGTTATATCTAGACAAGGTTAGAAATAAATGCATCAGAATCTCGAGTGGTTGGTTGAATGGAATAAGATAGGTTCTCGAATCTGACAGGATACAGATTCAAACCCCCACTTGTCTTTTTGTGATAAGGTAAATGTAAATTCCTCTTTAACCGCTCTTTGAGCCTGGAAGGTTctctaaatttttgtttaccAGGACAAAATGcattagaaggaaaaaagttGGGTAGTATCTATTGTGGAAAAGAAGATAGAATCTTCAcctaggtggtttgggcatgcaTGGGGAAGACTAGTAGAATCTTCATTAAGGAGATTAAATCGGATGGAAGGTAGCCTGGCATCTAGAGGCAAAGGTAGGACTAGGAAAAATTAAGGAGAATCGATTACGAATGATTCAGAAGTTAATAATTTGTCTATAGACATGATTTACAGTAGAACATTAGGTGTTGTTTGATCTATGTAGTTGACCCCACCTTGTGAAAAAAGGCTTGGTTGTTGTTGTGGTTTCTAAAATGTTTGTTTCAGGCATAATTGATTGCTCCTATAATTTTAGGCCCCAGTTCTTCTGCAGCTTctagagaaaatgaaaaggagCAATAATCCTTTCTACCCTCAGGTAAATGTTGTATGCTACATTAAATAAAAGGATATGAATTTGATGGCTTTGAAACTTGCTCCTTTTTTCATTATTCAGTACCCACATTGCTGGTTCCAATCTTGTTAGCTGCACTAAAAACTCATGCAGAATTCTAACAGATTGATAactattttggattttttttataacaaatttttgATGTTTTTGTACTCCAAGTTTCATAATCTGAATAGTAGTTTATTTGATGGTTGTTGACAGCTATTAATGGTTGATGGAAACGGAATACTTCATCCCCGAGGCAAGTGCTTCACACGAATATTTTTGCATCCCCCTTACAAGAGTCATGCACAAGATTTTTCTGATTGAtgaattttttccttttcttaaaaaTGTTATACTTTAGAAGAATTTACTTAGCTTTTATGAATATGATATTTACAAAGGTActcttattattattcaatttttgttgGATAAAAGAGAAATCTAATAGCTTTCATGTGAGGAATAGTTTCTTATATTTTACTGTTCTGTTAAACTAATGGAGTATTGAATCAATTGTTTTCCTTAATTGATATAATGGTTGGCTGTTGTTTTACTATTTGATCAATTTGCAAGATTGAATAGCAATTGATGTTTGGTGTAACTGAAAACTTGAGAGGCAGTAAGCGCCAATTTTCACTCATGAAAGAAAATTACTCCCATTGATAAAACATTTCTGGCTATACTTCATAATTTACCCATCCCAGCCAAAGGACTTTTATGATTCAATTTCCAATTTTAGTTCCATTCTTTTTAGATGGAACTATCTTCCTGGGAAAGTTGAAGTCATTTTAAGTTCTTCTGAATATgttataattgatttaatttaacatGTAAATTTTAGCTTGCTACCTGTGTTTAACAGAGCATTTCTTTAAACCTTTAACTTTTGCAGGTTTTGGGCTGGCCTGTCATATTGGAGTTGAGGCCAATCTCCCAACAATTGGGATTGGAAAGAATGTTAGTATTGATAGTATCACTTACTGATCTCTCAGCTCATGTATTGATTAGCCTTCTATAGATTTTCACTTGTTTCTCGATCAATTCTGAGACTCAATAGTTATTTCTTGTAGTTAAGAACTAGAAATACTGAATATGTGCCTGAATTCTTTAGCTGTATAAGTTACAGTTGCATCATGTGGATGGTCTTACTCATTCTAGAGTGAGAGAACTTCTTGGAGCTGAAGAAAACTGTTCTgaagattttattaatttggtGGGTTGTTCTGGGCATATATGGGGAGTGGTAAGAACTTGAATTAATGGTTCTCCACTTGTTCTTATTTCTTATAACAATGATGTGCTTATGTCATTACAATAAGACTGTATTGTATTCATggaaaacaatttattaaatgTTATCAAGCATAACTTACATAAGCTGCGAAAATTcagttttgtgtttttatgcatttttattgatatattgATTTGTCATGctctaacttttttcttttcttgccaCACTTGTGTCCAGGCCATGAGATCTACCCAGGGTTCCATAAAACCAATATTTATATCAATTGGTCACAAGATATCACTTCAGACTGCCATTATGATTGTTCAAATGACATGCAAGTACCGTGTGCCTGAGCCAATTAGGCAGGTGAAACTATCTGCCATTTAAAAGCATGTAACATCAACTGAATTTCAAATAAATGTATAATACATACATCTTTCGTCACtgatgaaaattaaagaaagaataCACGAACCATTCATGTGAAGGGAATATTTCTACTTTTTGCTTTTAATCCTTTATCTCCTATTAAGCTAATATTGACTCTTCTATGGAAGTTGTTGCTGGTTTATTGTAATAGACCATTTGCTGCTTAATACATACTTTGATTAGATAATTTATTTGGTTAGGTTTTCCATCATATAACTTCTGCTGGAAACATTTTGTtcttaagaaaaactataaCTCACTAGCTGTATTCCAATTCTTGGAAATCAAAAGTACCCAGTCCTTACACCCCTATTTGAACTGCAGGCTGACATAAGATCTAGAGACTACATTCGGAAACTTGAAGCAAATGCCAAAGTAAAGTAATTTCACTCATATGGTATGTCACTGTCAACTTGTTACTACTTACTACATGCTATCATGAATTAAGTTAGACACCTGTATGGTATGTAAGTGGTCACTGCAGCGTTAATTTTCAAGTCCAGAGATGTAAATGAATAGACTCAAAGTTATATTATGCTTTCAAACCATATATGTGCAGCCTtgaaatcaaatacataaaagTATCATCGAATACAATCTTGATCTTTAATGTTGAATGTACAgccttttttttctgtttcctCTTGCACTCACCTAATTCTCAGTATGGATCTTGATGTCTTGAAATTTTTTGCATCTCTACTATACTTTATAATGTTGTTAAATTTACAAGGGTTttcttgttgtttttcttttttaattgtaaaatgtaaatttgtttCAGGTTTAAGTTTTTATCCTGTTAAATTATGAAATAGCTAGCCATGTGAGATGACAATAACAAGTTTGGCTGCAAGGGGCTCAAATGAACTTGATAGAACCATCACAATTCGTCAAGTGGTTAGAAACAATGCCAGTGCCAGTGGATTTGCTTATAGCTTCATTGAATGATCCATTTCACCTCACAGGATTACATAAGGACTCAGCATTCCATCCATTAGCATAATTATATCTAAACCACTCATGTAAAAGAGTGATGATATATGCACAACCAAATCACTCTCAAAATAGAACTATTTGCGAGCTAGCATTCTGTGTAGTGTAGAAGCAGAATTTTTATTTCTGGTTGCTTTGATTGTCTGATGAGAAGTGCTAGCAACATTCTTTAATACACTCCTTGTAGCACTCTACTATTAgtta
The genomic region above belongs to Glycine max cultivar Williams 82 chromosome 14, Glycine_max_v4.0, whole genome shotgun sequence and contains:
- the LOC100527675 gene encoding endonuclease V isoform X3; amino-acid sequence: MEKKSPEPPEEASQSRDSSRDNQTWITAQNILREKLITEDCFAWKLQAGSKEEEALRYVGGVDISFSKDDPSRACGTLVVLDFHTLQVLYQDFSLVTLQVPYVPGFLAFREAPVLLQLLEKMKRSNNPFYPQLLMVDGNGILHPRGFGLACHIGVEANLPTIGIGKNAMRSTQGSIKPIFISIGHKISLQTAIMIVQMTCKYRVPEPIRQADIRSRDYIRKLEANAKVK
- the LOC100527675 gene encoding endonuclease V isoform X2, with translation MEKKSPEPPEEASQSRDSSRDNQTWITAQNILREKLITEDCFAWKLQAGSKEEEALRYVGGVDISFSKDDPSRACGTLVVLDFHTLQVLYQDFSLVTLQVPYVPGFLAFREAPVLLQLLEKMKRSNNPFYPQLLMVDGNGILHPRGFGLACHIGVEANLPTIGIGKNLHHVDGLTHSRVRELLGAEENCSEDFINLVGCSGHIWGVAMRSTQGSIKPIFISIGHKISLQTAIMIVQMTCKYRVPEPIRQADIRSRDYIRKLEANAKVK
- the LOC100527675 gene encoding endonuclease V isoform X1, coding for MEKKSPEPPEEASQSRDSSRDNQTWITAQNILREKLITEDCFAWKLQAGSKEEEALRYVGGVDISFSKDDPSRACGTLVVLDFHTLQVLYQDFSLVTLQVPYVPGFLAFREAPVLLQLLEKMKRSNNPFYPQLLMVDGNGILHPRGFGLACHIGVEANLPTIGIGKNLYKLQLHHVDGLTHSRVRELLGAEENCSEDFINLVGCSGHIWGVAMRSTQGSIKPIFISIGHKISLQTAIMIVQMTCKYRVPEPIRQADIRSRDYIRKLEANAKVK